The Lonsdalea populi genome window below encodes:
- a CDS encoding Bax inhibitor-1/YccA family protein, with amino-acid sequence MDRYPRSNDSIVQHAGTGMQTYMAQVYGWMTCGLLLTEFVAWYAANTPAVLNLIFSSQITFFGLIIAQLGLVFVISGMVNRLSGTVATGLFMLYSALTGLTLSSIFIVYSGGSIASTFTISAGMFGAMSLYGYVTKRDLSGLGSILFMGLIGILLATLVNFWLKSDALTRAVTYIGVVVFVGLTAYDTQKLKNIGEQLSSDDKDGFRKYAIVGALTLYLDFINLFLMMLRLLGNRR; translated from the coding sequence ATGGATCGATATCCACGTTCCAATGACTCGATTGTTCAGCATGCCGGCACCGGTATGCAGACCTATATGGCGCAGGTGTATGGCTGGATGACCTGCGGCCTGCTGCTGACGGAATTTGTCGCCTGGTATGCGGCGAATACGCCCGCCGTGCTAAATCTGATTTTCTCCAGTCAGATTACCTTTTTCGGGCTGATTATCGCGCAGCTGGGCCTGGTCTTCGTGATTTCCGGTATGGTGAACCGTCTGAGCGGAACGGTGGCGACCGGTCTGTTCATGCTCTATTCGGCGCTGACCGGATTGACGCTGTCCAGCATTTTCATCGTCTACAGCGGCGGATCCATCGCCAGTACTTTCACGATCAGCGCCGGGATGTTCGGTGCGATGAGCCTCTACGGCTATGTGACTAAACGTGACCTGAGCGGGCTGGGCAGCATCCTGTTCATGGGGCTAATCGGCATCCTGTTGGCGACGCTGGTCAACTTCTGGCTGAAAAGCGATGCGCTCACGCGCGCCGTTACTTACATCGGCGTGGTGGTGTTCGTTGGGCTGACCGCCTACGACACGCAGAAGCTGAAAAATATCGGCGAGCAGCTTTCCTCCGATGATAAAGACGGCTTCCGTAAATACGCCATCGTCGGCGCGCTGACGCTGTATCTGGACTTCATTAACCTGTTCCTGATGATGCTGCGTCTGCTGGGCAACCGCCGCTAA
- the moaE gene encoding molybdopterin synthase catalytic subunit MoaE, which yields MKATRIRVGEDAFSVGEEYAWLAACDEDGAVVTFTGKVRNHNLGENVQALTLEHYPGMTEKALAEIVAEARERWPLQRVSVVHRIGALYPGDEIVFVGVTGAHRGAAFEAGEFIMDLLKTRAPFWKRESTDEGDRWVASRESDRHAANRWAR from the coding sequence ATGAAAGCCACCCGCATTCGGGTCGGGGAAGACGCATTCAGCGTGGGTGAAGAGTATGCCTGGCTGGCCGCCTGCGATGAGGACGGTGCGGTCGTTACCTTCACCGGCAAGGTGCGTAATCATAATCTTGGGGAGAACGTGCAGGCTCTGACGCTGGAGCACTATCCCGGCATGACCGAAAAAGCGTTGGCGGAAATTGTCGCGGAAGCGCGTGAACGCTGGCCGCTACAGCGCGTCAGCGTCGTTCATCGCATCGGCGCGCTTTATCCCGGCGATGAAATCGTGTTCGTCGGCGTGACCGGCGCGCACCGGGGCGCGGCGTTTGAAGCCGGTGAGTTCATCATGGACCTGCTGAAAACCCGTGCGCCGTTCTGGAAGCGCGAGTCGACGGATGAGGGCGATAGGTGGGTGGCCTCGCGGGAGAGTGACCGCCACGCCGCCAACCGCTGGGCGCGGTGA
- the moaD gene encoding molybdopterin synthase sulfur carrier subunit, whose translation MITVLFFAQVRELIGTDREMLPATFPTVSALRQALCERGDRWALALEDGKLLAAVNQTLVAMGHPLHDGDEVAFFPPVTGG comes from the coding sequence ATGATCACCGTGCTATTTTTCGCTCAGGTACGGGAGCTGATTGGCACGGATCGCGAGATGCTGCCAGCCACTTTCCCGACGGTTTCCGCGCTGCGGCAGGCGCTGTGTGAGCGCGGCGACCGCTGGGCGCTGGCGCTGGAAGACGGCAAGTTGCTGGCGGCGGTTAACCAGACGCTGGTGGCGATGGGTCATCCGCTGCACGACGGCGACGAAGTCGCCTTTTTTCCGCCGGTGACGGGAGGTTGA
- the moaC gene encoding cyclic pyranopterin monophosphate synthase MoaC: protein MTPLTHINAAGEAAMVDVSAKAETVREARAEAFVAMAPETLSMIIEGRHHKGDVFATARIAGIQAAKRTWDLIPLCHPLLLTKVAVELQAQPAHNRVRIESLCRLTGKTGVEMEALTAASVAALTIYDMCKAVQKDMTIGPVRLLAKSGGKSGDFRAEDV from the coding sequence ATGACTCCATTGACGCATATTAATGCCGCCGGGGAAGCGGCGATGGTGGATGTTTCCGCCAAGGCTGAGACGGTGCGCGAAGCCCGCGCCGAAGCATTCGTCGCCATGGCTCCTGAAACGCTGTCCATGATTATCGAAGGCCGCCATCACAAGGGCGACGTGTTCGCCACGGCGCGCATCGCCGGTATTCAGGCGGCGAAACGGACCTGGGACCTGATCCCGCTCTGTCATCCTTTGTTGCTGACTAAAGTGGCGGTAGAGCTGCAAGCGCAGCCGGCGCACAACCGGGTGCGTATCGAATCGCTCTGCCGTCTCACCGGCAAGACCGGCGTGGAGATGGAAGCGCTGACGGCCGCTTCCGTGGCGGCGCTCACGATTTACGATATGTGTAAGGCGGTGCAGAAAGACATGACTATCGGCCCCGTGCGGCTGCTGGCGAAAAGCGGCGGCAAGTCCGGCGATTTCCGGGCGGAGGACGTATGA
- the moaB gene encoding molybdenum cofactor biosynthesis protein B — protein MSKPSETFIPLRIAVMTVSSRRTEADDTSGDYLREAAREAGHQIVASAIVLENLYQIRARISDWIASENVQVVLINGGTGFTDGDNVPEAIGVLFDREMVGFGELFRMVSYEDIGTATVQSRALAGLANGTVIFAMPGSTRACRTAWERVLQEQLDARQKPCNVHPHLKK, from the coding sequence ATGAGTAAGCCCAGTGAAACATTTATCCCGTTGCGTATCGCGGTGATGACCGTGTCCTCGCGTCGCACCGAAGCCGACGACACCTCCGGCGACTACTTGCGCGAAGCCGCGCGGGAAGCGGGACATCAGATCGTCGCCAGCGCCATCGTGCTGGAAAACCTGTACCAGATCCGCGCCCGGATCTCCGACTGGATCGCCAGCGAGAACGTGCAGGTGGTGCTGATTAACGGCGGCACCGGGTTTACCGACGGCGATAACGTGCCGGAGGCCATTGGCGTTCTGTTCGACCGTGAAATGGTCGGGTTCGGCGAGCTGTTCCGCATGGTGTCGTATGAAGATATCGGCACCGCGACGGTGCAGTCGCGTGCGCTGGCGGGGTTGGCCAACGGCACCGTGATCTTTGCGATGCCCGGATCGACCCGTGCCTGCCGCACCGCCTGGGAGCGCGTCCTGCAAGAGCAGTTGGACGCGCGCCAGAAGCCCTGCAATGTCCATCCACATCTGAAAAAATAA
- the moaA gene encoding GTP 3',8-cyclase MoaA, with product MVNQLTDAFARKFYYLRLSITDVCNFRCTYCLPDGYRPRGAMPRRFLSLDEIRRVSRAFAAMGTEKVRLTGGEPSLRRDFVDIIAAVRENPSIRTLAVTTNGYRLAREAGRWRAAGLTHINVSVDSLDARQFHAITGQDKFREVMAGIDAAFSAGFPKVKINTVLMRDVNDGSLNAFLHWIKPRPIQLRFIELMETGEGRELFRRHHVSGQTIRERLLQQGWRAQARQRSDGPAQTFAHPDYQGEVGLIMPYEKNFCQSCNRLRVSAVGNLHLCLFGEQGIPLRDLLADDGQLAALQERIAGGLKLKKETHLLHEGDSGITPNLSFIGG from the coding sequence ATGGTGAATCAACTGACCGACGCGTTCGCGCGCAAGTTCTACTACCTGCGCCTGTCGATTACGGACGTCTGCAATTTTCGTTGTACCTACTGCCTGCCCGATGGCTACCGTCCCCGGGGCGCGATGCCGCGTCGCTTTCTGTCGCTGGATGAAATCCGCCGCGTCAGCCGGGCGTTCGCCGCCATGGGGACGGAAAAGGTGCGGCTGACGGGTGGCGAACCTTCGCTGCGCCGTGATTTTGTCGACATCATTGCGGCGGTGCGGGAAAACCCGTCCATTCGAACGCTGGCCGTGACCACCAACGGCTACCGGCTCGCACGTGAGGCGGGGCGTTGGCGCGCAGCCGGTCTGACCCACATCAACGTCAGCGTAGACAGCCTCGACGCTCGGCAATTCCACGCGATTACCGGACAGGACAAATTTCGCGAAGTGATGGCGGGCATCGACGCGGCGTTTTCCGCAGGCTTCCCTAAAGTTAAAATCAACACGGTGCTGATGCGGGACGTCAATGACGGCAGCCTCAACGCTTTTCTTCACTGGATCAAACCGCGCCCGATACAGCTGCGTTTCATCGAGTTGATGGAAACTGGCGAAGGGCGCGAACTGTTTCGCCGTCATCACGTCTCCGGCCAGACAATCCGCGAACGTCTCTTGCAGCAAGGCTGGCGGGCGCAGGCGCGTCAGCGCAGCGACGGGCCCGCCCAAACGTTCGCTCACCCTGACTATCAGGGGGAAGTGGGACTGATCATGCCTTACGAAAAAAACTTCTGTCAGAGCTGTAACCGGCTGCGTGTGTCGGCGGTAGGCAACCTGCATTTGTGCCTGTTCGGGGAGCAAGGGATCCCGCTGCGGGATTTGTTGGCGGACGACGGCCAGTTAGCGGCGCTGCAAGAGCGCATCGCGGGCGGCCTGAAGCTGAAAAAAGAGACGCATTTGCTGCACGAAGGCGACAGCGGCATCACGCCCAATTTGTCCTTTATCGGCGGGTGA
- a CDS encoding gluconeogenesis factor YvcK family protein: MRNLTLTDLRRVVALGGGHGLGRVMSSLSFLGSRLTGIVTTTDNGGSTGRIRRSEGGIAWGDTRNCLNQLITTPSTAAAMFEYRFGGSGELAGHNLGNLMLKALDNLSVRPLKAIKLIRNLLQIDAELIPMSEQSADLLATDAQGLPVYGEVAVDQLATLPQDLRLFPAVAATREALDAIANADLLLIGPGSFLTSLMPLLLLEDLTVALHHSNAPMVYIANLDQEQSPAASQLTTAHQIAMIEAKVGRRIIDAVILRPRMSTEALSDRLVIQQPLAAADVPHHHDRQLLREAIAQTQRQLALNLHRQTA, from the coding sequence ATGCGCAATCTCACATTGACCGATCTCCGGCGCGTGGTGGCTTTGGGAGGTGGACACGGTCTGGGACGCGTGATGTCTTCACTCTCTTTCCTCGGCTCACGCCTGACCGGCATCGTCACCACCACGGATAACGGCGGCTCAACCGGCCGTATTCGCCGCTCCGAAGGCGGTATCGCCTGGGGCGATACCCGCAACTGCCTCAATCAGCTCATCACCACACCGAGCACGGCCGCCGCCATGTTTGAATACCGCTTCGGCGGCAGCGGCGAATTGGCCGGACACAATCTGGGCAATCTGATGCTCAAGGCGCTGGACAATCTCAGCGTCCGCCCGCTGAAGGCGATCAAGCTTATCCGCAACCTGCTGCAAATCGACGCCGAACTCATTCCGATGTCCGAGCAATCCGCCGACTTGCTGGCGACGGACGCGCAGGGGTTGCCGGTCTACGGCGAGGTCGCCGTCGATCAGTTGGCGACGTTGCCGCAGGATCTGCGCCTGTTTCCCGCCGTCGCCGCCACGCGCGAAGCGCTGGATGCCATCGCCAATGCCGATCTGCTGCTCATCGGCCCCGGCAGTTTTCTGACCAGCCTGATGCCCCTGCTGCTGCTGGAGGATCTGACTGTTGCGCTCCACCACAGCAACGCGCCGATGGTGTATATCGCCAATCTGGATCAGGAACAGAGCCCGGCGGCCTCGCAGCTCACGACGGCGCATCAGATTGCTATGATTGAAGCCAAGGTCGGCCGCCGGATTATCGACGCGGTGATCCTGCGTCCCCGGATGAGCACCGAGGCGCTTTCAGATCGCCTGGTGATACAGCAACCGCTGGCGGCGGCTGATGTTCCGCATCACCACGATCGCCAGTTGCTGCGCGAGGCCATCGCTCAAACGCAGCGACAGCTGGCCTTGAATCTGCATCGCCAAACGGCCTGA
- the uvrB gene encoding excinuclease ABC subunit UvrB — MSKAFKLHSAYKPAGDQPEAIRKLKEGLEDGLAHQTLLGVTGSGKTFTVANVIADLNRPTMVLAPNKTLAAQLYGEMKAFFPENAVEYFVSYYDYYQPEAYVPSSDTFIEKDASVNEHIEQMRLSATKALLERRDVVVVASVSAIYGLGDPDLYLKMMLHLTQGMLIGQRDILRRLAELQYARNDQAFQRGTFRVRGDVIDIYPAESDEVALRVELFDDEVERLSLFDSLTGQIISNVPRYTIYPKTHYVTPRERILQAMEEIKVELADRRKNLLANNKLLEEQRIMQRTTFDLEMMNELGYCSGIENYSRYLSGRGPGEPPPTLFDYLPADGLLVIDESHVTIPQLGGMYRGDRARKETLVEYGFRLPSALDNRPMKFEEFEALAPQSIYVSATPGKYELEKSGGEVIDQVVRPTGLLDPIIEVRPVSTQVDDLLSEIRQRVAINERVLVTTLTKRMAEDLTEYLEEHGERVRYLHSDIDTVERVEIIRDLRLGEFDVLVGINLLREGLDMPEVSLVAILDADKEGFLRSERSLIQTIGRAARNLNGKAILYGDKITPSMERAISETQRRREKQQEYNELHGIVPQKLNKEIGDILQIGQSPNNKGKGRGRQAAEPDGRYALLTPKALEKKLAELEAQMLKHAQNLEFEDAARLRDEVQALRAQFIAVS, encoded by the coding sequence ATGAGTAAAGCATTCAAACTGCATTCCGCCTATAAACCAGCAGGCGACCAACCGGAAGCGATCCGGAAGCTAAAGGAGGGGTTGGAAGACGGGCTGGCACACCAGACGCTGCTGGGCGTGACCGGGTCAGGCAAGACCTTCACGGTGGCTAACGTCATCGCCGACCTCAACCGGCCGACGATGGTGCTGGCGCCCAACAAAACCCTGGCGGCACAGCTGTACGGCGAGATGAAGGCGTTCTTCCCCGAGAATGCGGTGGAATATTTCGTTTCCTACTATGACTACTATCAGCCGGAAGCCTACGTGCCCAGTTCGGATACCTTCATCGAGAAGGACGCCTCCGTGAACGAGCATATCGAACAGATGCGCTTGTCCGCCACCAAAGCGCTGCTGGAGCGGCGCGACGTGGTGGTCGTGGCGTCCGTTTCGGCGATCTACGGCCTGGGCGACCCCGATTTGTACCTGAAGATGATGCTGCACCTGACGCAGGGCATGCTGATCGGTCAGCGGGATATCTTGCGTCGGCTGGCTGAATTGCAGTACGCCCGCAACGATCAGGCCTTCCAGCGCGGGACCTTTCGGGTGCGTGGCGATGTCATCGACATCTACCCGGCGGAATCGGACGAGGTGGCTCTGCGGGTAGAGCTATTCGACGACGAAGTAGAACGGCTGTCGCTGTTTGATTCGTTGACCGGGCAGATCATCAGCAACGTGCCGCGTTACACTATCTATCCCAAGACGCACTACGTGACGCCGCGCGAGCGTATCCTGCAGGCGATGGAAGAGATCAAGGTCGAGCTGGCCGACCGCCGCAAGAATCTGCTCGCCAATAACAAACTTCTGGAAGAACAGCGTATTATGCAGCGCACCACCTTTGACCTGGAAATGATGAACGAGCTGGGTTACTGCTCCGGTATCGAGAACTACTCCCGTTACCTGTCCGGTCGCGGTCCGGGCGAGCCGCCGCCGACGTTATTTGACTATCTGCCGGCGGATGGTCTGCTGGTCATTGACGAATCCCACGTCACTATCCCGCAGCTGGGCGGGATGTATCGCGGTGACCGGGCGCGCAAGGAAACGCTGGTGGAGTACGGCTTTCGTCTGCCGTCGGCGCTGGACAACCGGCCGATGAAGTTTGAAGAGTTTGAAGCGCTCGCGCCGCAGAGCATCTATGTGTCGGCGACGCCAGGTAAGTACGAACTGGAGAAGTCCGGCGGCGAAGTCATCGATCAGGTTGTGCGTCCTACCGGTCTGCTGGACCCGATCATTGAAGTGCGGCCGGTCTCCACGCAGGTCGACGATCTGTTATCGGAAATCCGTCAGCGCGTCGCCATCAACGAGCGCGTACTGGTCACCACGCTGACCAAGCGGATGGCGGAAGACCTGACGGAGTATCTGGAGGAGCACGGTGAGCGCGTTCGCTACCTGCACTCGGATATCGATACGGTAGAGCGGGTGGAGATCATCCGCGATCTGCGGCTCGGCGAGTTCGACGTGCTGGTTGGAATCAACCTGCTGCGAGAAGGGTTGGATATGCCGGAGGTCTCGCTGGTGGCGATCCTGGATGCGGACAAAGAAGGCTTCCTGCGCTCCGAACGGTCGCTGATCCAGACCATCGGACGTGCGGCGCGTAACCTGAACGGTAAAGCCATTCTTTACGGCGACAAGATCACGCCGTCGATGGAGCGGGCGATCTCGGAAACGCAGCGTCGCAGAGAAAAACAGCAGGAGTACAACGAGCTGCACGGTATTGTGCCGCAGAAACTCAACAAGGAAATCGGCGATATCTTGCAGATCGGCCAGTCGCCGAACAACAAAGGCAAGGGCCGAGGCCGTCAGGCCGCCGAGCCGGATGGCCGCTATGCGCTGCTGACCCCGAAGGCGCTGGAGAAGAAGCTCGCCGAGCTGGAGGCGCAAATGCTGAAACACGCGCAGAATCTGGAGTTCGAGGACGCCGCCAGACTGAGAGACGAGGTTCAGGCGCTGCGGGCGCAGTTTATTGCCGTCTCGTGA
- the bioD gene encoding dethiobiotin synthase, with product MTKRWFVTGTDTDVGKTVASAALLQAAGRAGYLTAGYKPVASGCEMTPDGLRNRDALWLQANSRLALTYEEVNPLAFAEPTSPHIISAEEGRPIEFDALSAGLLALTARSEWVLVEGAGGWFTPLSHRQTYADWVVQEQLPVIMVVGVKLGCINHAMLTAQAVQQAGLTLAGWIANDVALPGNRHQAYLRSLQQRIPAPMLGEIPRLTHPEPQQELGHYLNLAALCA from the coding sequence ATGACTAAGCGCTGGTTCGTGACCGGCACGGACACCGACGTGGGCAAAACGGTCGCCAGCGCCGCGCTGTTACAGGCGGCCGGTCGCGCCGGGTATCTCACCGCGGGTTACAAACCAGTGGCCTCCGGCTGCGAGATGACGCCGGACGGGCTGCGTAATCGGGATGCGCTGTGGCTGCAAGCCAACAGTCGGCTGGCGCTGACTTATGAGGAGGTCAACCCGCTGGCTTTCGCCGAGCCGACATCGCCTCATATCATCAGCGCGGAAGAAGGGCGACCGATCGAATTTGACGCGCTCAGCGCCGGTTTGCTCGCGCTGACGGCCCGCTCTGAGTGGGTGTTAGTCGAAGGCGCTGGCGGATGGTTCACGCCGCTTTCCCATCGTCAGACTTACGCGGACTGGGTCGTGCAAGAGCAACTGCCGGTCATTATGGTCGTTGGCGTCAAGCTGGGCTGCATCAATCACGCCATGCTCACTGCGCAGGCCGTGCAGCAGGCCGGGCTAACGCTGGCGGGATGGATAGCCAATGACGTCGCTCTGCCCGGCAATCGCCACCAGGCATATTTGCGGTCGCTTCAGCAGCGCATTCCTGCACCAATGCTGGGTGAAATCCCGCGTTTAACGCATCCCGAACCGCAGCAGGAACTGGGGCACTATCTGAACCTCGCCGCGCTCTGCGCATAA
- the bioC gene encoding malonyl-ACP O-methyltransferase BioC, translating to MTPAESPHKRAIARAFGRAATHYDRFAELQRDSGERLMSLLGDHAGRELLDAGCGTGYFSRRWQAQGKRVTALDLSSQMLAAARQRASATHYVLGDIEHLPLPTASVDLSFSNLAIQWCDDLSRGLGELYRVTRPGGAVAFCTLAQGTLAELENAWRRLDGSRRVNRFLTAPEIEAACRPYRYRLVSAPLTCYFPDVLSLMRSLKGVGATWLHEGRPSRAITRERLRALAEDYPHAPQGYPLTYQRILGVIEHD from the coding sequence ATGACGCCGGCTGAGTCCCCCCATAAGCGGGCGATTGCGCGAGCGTTTGGCCGCGCCGCCACGCACTACGATCGTTTTGCCGAGCTGCAGCGTGATAGCGGGGAGCGTCTGATGTCGCTGCTGGGTGATCATGCCGGGAGGGAATTGCTGGACGCAGGCTGTGGGACGGGTTATTTCAGCCGCCGCTGGCAGGCCCAGGGCAAACGCGTGACCGCGCTGGATCTGTCGTCGCAGATGCTGGCGGCAGCGCGGCAGCGGGCGTCGGCGACCCACTATGTGTTGGGCGACATCGAACATCTGCCGCTGCCGACGGCCAGTGTGGATCTGAGCTTCAGCAATCTGGCGATCCAGTGGTGCGACGATCTGTCTCGCGGACTGGGCGAGCTATACCGCGTGACGCGTCCCGGCGGCGCCGTCGCCTTCTGTACACTGGCTCAAGGCACGCTGGCGGAGCTGGAAAACGCATGGCGGCGTCTGGATGGCTCGCGTCGGGTCAATCGTTTCTTGACGGCGCCGGAGATCGAGGCGGCCTGTCGGCCCTATCGCTATCGGTTGGTCAGCGCGCCGCTGACCTGCTATTTCCCCGATGTGCTGAGCCTCATGCGCTCGCTAAAGGGCGTGGGCGCGACCTGGTTGCACGAGGGGCGACCTTCCCGCGCGATCACCCGGGAACGGCTGCGGGCGCTGGCGGAGGACTATCCGCATGCGCCGCAGGGCTACCCTCTAACCTATCAACGAATTCTGGGAGTGATTGAACATGACTAA
- the bioF gene encoding 8-amino-7-oxononanoate synthase yields MGWQQRIERALTQRREEGAYRQRQVNEGGGGRWLESNGRGYLNFSSNDYLGISQHPAIVRAWQQGAGRFGVGSGGSGHVTGYSVAHEALERQLADWLGYDRALLFISGYAANQAVIGALAEAGDRILADKLSHASLLEAAALSPATLRRFPHNQPEGLERLLRSPCDGQTLAVTEGIFSMDGDAAPLPELLAASRRHRAWLMVDDAHGIGVLGEQGRGSCWNQGMQPELLIVTFGKAFGASGAAVLCGHEIAEYLTQFARHLIYSTSMPPAQACALGAALDVVRQGDDLRQCLTDNIVRFRRGAAGLAYQLQTSRSAIQPLIVGDNHKTLALSQTLREQGLWVGAMRPPTVPPGTSRLRITLTASHTPQDIDRLLEVLHDAG; encoded by the coding sequence ATGGGCTGGCAGCAACGTATCGAACGGGCGCTGACGCAGCGCCGCGAGGAGGGCGCCTACCGTCAGCGTCAGGTGAACGAAGGCGGCGGCGGGCGCTGGCTGGAGAGCAACGGTCGCGGCTATCTGAACTTCTCCAGCAACGACTATCTTGGCATCAGCCAGCATCCCGCCATTGTGCGCGCGTGGCAGCAGGGCGCCGGGCGTTTCGGCGTGGGCAGCGGCGGTTCGGGACATGTCACCGGCTACAGCGTCGCACACGAAGCGCTGGAGCGGCAGCTGGCGGACTGGCTCGGCTACGATCGCGCGCTGCTGTTCATCTCCGGCTATGCCGCCAATCAGGCCGTGATCGGCGCGCTGGCGGAAGCGGGAGATCGCATTCTGGCCGACAAGCTCAGCCATGCGTCGCTGCTGGAGGCCGCCGCGTTGTCGCCTGCGACGTTGCGCCGTTTCCCGCACAATCAGCCGGAGGGGCTAGAGCGTCTGTTGCGCTCGCCGTGCGACGGCCAGACGCTGGCGGTGACGGAGGGGATCTTCAGCATGGACGGAGACGCGGCGCCGCTGCCTGAACTGCTGGCGGCGAGCCGGCGTCACCGCGCCTGGCTAATGGTCGACGATGCGCATGGCATCGGCGTGCTGGGCGAACAGGGGCGCGGCAGCTGCTGGAATCAAGGTATGCAGCCTGAGCTGCTGATCGTCACCTTCGGTAAAGCGTTCGGCGCCAGCGGCGCGGCGGTGCTGTGTGGACACGAAATCGCGGAGTATCTGACGCAGTTCGCCCGCCACCTTATCTATAGCACCTCGATGCCGCCCGCTCAGGCCTGCGCGTTGGGCGCGGCGCTGGACGTGGTGCGTCAAGGCGATGACCTGCGGCAATGTTTGACGGACAACATCGTCCGCTTTCGTCGCGGCGCCGCCGGGCTGGCCTATCAGTTGCAAACGTCCCGGAGCGCGATCCAACCGCTGATCGTCGGCGACAATCATAAAACGCTGGCGCTGTCTCAGACGCTGCGCGAGCAAGGGCTGTGGGTCGGCGCGATGCGGCCGCCGACGGTCCCGCCGGGCACCTCTCGCCTGCGTATCACCTTGACGGCGAGTCATACGCCGCAGGATATCGACCGGCTGCTGGAGGTGTTGCATGACGCCGGCTGA
- the bioB gene encoding biotin synthase BioB, with the protein MSERVQWTLEQAQDLFNQPFLELMYEAQTVHRQHFDPRQVQVSTLLSIKTGACPEDCKYCPQSSRYHTGIETERLMQVEQVMTSARQAKAAGSTRFCMGAAWKNPHERDMPYLEEMVRGVKALGMETCMTLGTLQGDQAERLAEAGLDFYNHNLDTSPEFYGSIITTRTYQERLDTLGKVREAGIKVCSGGIIGLGETVRDRAGLLVQLANLPTPPESVPINMLVKVKGTPLAENEDVDPFDFVRTIAIARIMMPTSHVRLSAGREQMSEQTQAMCFMAGANSIFYGCKLLTTPNPKEDKDLQLFRKLGLNPQQTRTEYGDNQQQQHLTERLMNADTEQFYNAAV; encoded by the coding sequence ATGTCAGAACGCGTTCAATGGACGTTGGAACAGGCGCAAGACCTGTTTAATCAGCCTTTTTTGGAGCTGATGTATGAGGCGCAGACCGTTCATCGGCAGCATTTCGATCCGCGCCAGGTTCAGGTCAGCACGCTGCTGTCTATTAAGACCGGCGCCTGCCCCGAAGACTGCAAATATTGCCCCCAGAGTTCCCGTTATCATACCGGCATCGAAACCGAGCGTCTGATGCAGGTCGAGCAGGTGATGACCTCCGCCCGTCAGGCCAAGGCCGCAGGCTCGACCCGTTTCTGTATGGGCGCCGCCTGGAAAAACCCGCACGAGCGCGACATGCCCTATCTGGAAGAGATGGTGCGCGGCGTGAAAGCGCTGGGCATGGAAACCTGCATGACGTTGGGGACGTTACAAGGCGATCAGGCGGAGCGACTGGCGGAAGCGGGGCTGGATTTTTACAACCATAACCTTGATACCTCGCCGGAATTCTACGGCAGCATCATCACGACCCGAACTTATCAGGAACGTCTGGATACGCTCGGCAAAGTGCGCGAAGCGGGGATCAAAGTCTGTTCCGGCGGGATCATCGGTCTGGGCGAAACGGTGCGCGACCGCGCCGGTCTGCTGGTCCAACTGGCCAATCTGCCGACGCCGCCGGAGAGCGTGCCGATCAACATGCTGGTCAAGGTCAAAGGCACGCCGCTGGCCGAAAACGAGGACGTCGATCCGTTCGATTTCGTGCGGACCATCGCCATCGCCCGCATCATGATGCCGACGTCGCACGTCCGTCTGTCCGCCGGGCGCGAGCAGATGAGTGAGCAGACGCAGGCCATGTGCTTTATGGCAGGAGCCAACTCGATTTTCTACGGCTGCAAGCTGTTGACGACCCCGAACCCGAAAGAAGACAAAGATTTACAGCTGTTCCGCAAGCTGGGGCTGAATCCGCAGCAGACCCGCACCGAGTACGGCGACAACCAGCAGCAGCAGCATCTGACCGAGCGGCTGATGAACGCCGACACCGAGCAGTTCTACAACGCGGCGGTCTAA